One part of the Anguilla anguilla isolate fAngAng1 chromosome 11, fAngAng1.pri, whole genome shotgun sequence genome encodes these proteins:
- the atp6ap1lb gene encoding ATPase H+ transporting accessory protein 1 like b has product MAKHTHFLLLPALLCLPLPPLLRAVPWESSTTPPSPAAGIRGDAEVSEDHSVPHESNSPHPLNRILQSGGRSHWRTPPTWSRRLLQTGSAPYPPLSVSPGGRTCILFRARKLAVSYRNHTAVDLTERAFGPAASVDTTDSTCSRDRAVLSLNFGDVENLKGLVIRLEMSNIFYESTEQTWFTLDSVQILYHRQLQATFHAPEIYAPATHSYHCQRVSSVQKYDSLLLPSEGGHGKGGPGEEGHRRTSPNWHITFTDFQIQAFKVQGERFSSARDCASLLTPAVLMGLVTSLILLLVLAYALHMVVHLKHIDRYEEHKTTVYFPRNPDADRTDKTGS; this is encoded by the exons ATGGCAAAGCACACGCACTTCCTCCTGCTTCCTGCGCTGCTGTGTctgcctctgccccccctcctgcgCGCCGTCCCATGGGAGAG CTCAACAACGCCCCCATCCCCAGCGGCTGGCATCAGGGGGG ATGCAGAGGTCAGTGAGGACCACAGTGTCCCCCATGAGAGCAACTCCCCACACCCTCTCAACAGAATTCTGCAG TCAGGTGGGAGGAGCCACTGGAGGACTCCACCCACATGGAGCCGGAGGCTGCTGCAGACAGGCTcggccccctacccccctctgAGCGTGTCCCCTGGCGGAAGGACGTGCATCCTGTTCCGCGCCCGCAAGCTAGCCGTCAGCTACCGCAACCACACCGCCGTGGACCTGACCGAGCGAGCCTTCGGACCCGCCGCCTCCGTGGACACCACAGACTCCACCTGcagcagagacagagcagt GCTGTCTCTGAACTTTGGAGACGTGGAGAATCTGAAGGGACTCGTCATTAG gctggaGATGTCCAACATCTTCTATGAGTCCACAGAGCAGACGTGGTTCACCTTGGACAGCGTGCAGATCCTCTACCACCGGCAGCTCCAGGCCACGTTCCATGCCCCGGAGATTTACGCCCCCGCCACACACTCCTACCACTGCCAGCGCGTCAGCAGCGTGCAGAAATATGACTCACTGCTTCTGCCGAGCGAGGGGGGGCACGGCAAGGGGGGGCCCGGCGAGGAGGGGCACCGCAGAACCTCACCTAACTGGCACATCACCTTCACAGACTTCCAG atCCAGGCCTTTAAGGTGCAGGGGGAGCGTTTCAGCTCGGCGAGGGACTGTGCGTCACTGCTGACGCCGGCGGTGCTGATGGGGCTGGTGACCTCTCTCATCCTGCTGCTGGTCCTGGCCTACGCCCTGCACATGGTGGTGCATCTCAAGCACATCGACCGCTACGAAGAGCACAAGACCACCGTCTACTTCCCCCGCAATCCCGATGCTGACCGCACAGACAAGACCGGCTCCTGA